Proteins co-encoded in one Ralstonia sp. RRA genomic window:
- the lysM gene encoding peptidoglycan-binding protein LysM — protein sequence MGFFDFIKEAGEKLFHGSAAAAPADASADADAAKAADDAKGQAIQDYIAQQGLSATALSVQVEGDAAKVFGVAPDQATREKIILCCGNVEGIKSVDDQMSVNTESEESDWHTVERGDTLSAIAKEAYGDANKYPVIFEANKPMLSDPNKIYPGQKLRIPKI from the coding sequence ATGGGTTTTTTTGACTTCATCAAAGAGGCTGGCGAAAAGCTGTTCCACGGCAGCGCTGCCGCCGCCCCGGCCGATGCATCCGCCGATGCCGACGCCGCCAAGGCCGCTGACGATGCCAAGGGCCAAGCGATTCAGGACTACATCGCCCAGCAAGGCCTGAGCGCCACGGCACTGTCCGTGCAGGTGGAGGGCGATGCCGCCAAGGTGTTCGGCGTGGCGCCGGATCAGGCCACGCGCGAGAAGATCATCCTGTGCTGCGGCAATGTCGAAGGGATCAAATCGGTCGATGACCAGATGTCGGTGAATACCGAGTCGGAAGAATCGGACTGGCACACCGTGGAGCGTGGCGACACGTTGTCGGCCATCGCCAAGGAGGCCTACGGGGATGCCAACAAGTATCCGGTGATTTTTGAGGCCAACAAGCCAATGCTCTCGGACCCGAACAAGATCTACCCGGGGCAGAAGCTGCGGATCCCCAAGATCTGA
- the greB gene encoding transcription elongation factor GreB yields MNKAFVREDAGDDEDDLPEGAAPLPPGSKNYITPAGYERLCSELMHLIDTERPEVVGIVSWAASNGDRSENGDYLYGKKRLREIDRRIRFLTRRIEKAEVVDASLQGDNDQIFFGATVTYANQAGGETTITIVGMDEVDLDKGYVSWISPIARALIKAREGDTVPLRTPAGVEQIDILAVKYPPRAA; encoded by the coding sequence ATGAACAAGGCTTTCGTCCGGGAAGACGCCGGCGACGACGAAGACGATCTGCCCGAGGGCGCCGCACCGCTGCCGCCGGGCTCCAAGAACTACATTACGCCCGCGGGCTACGAGCGCCTGTGCTCGGAGTTGATGCACCTGATCGACACTGAGCGTCCCGAAGTGGTCGGCATCGTGTCGTGGGCGGCATCGAATGGTGATCGCTCCGAGAACGGTGACTACCTCTACGGTAAGAAGCGCCTGCGCGAAATCGATCGGCGCATCCGTTTCCTCACGCGTCGTATCGAGAAGGCCGAAGTGGTCGACGCCAGCCTGCAAGGCGACAACGATCAGATCTTCTTTGGCGCGACGGTCACCTATGCCAACCAGGCAGGAGGCGAGACCACGATCACCATCGTCGGCATGGACGAGGTCGATCTCGATAAGGGCTACGTGAGTTGGATTTCGCCGATTGCGCGTGCGCTCATCAAGGCGCGCGAGGGGGATACGGTGCCGCTGCGCACGCCCGCGGGCGTCGAGCAGATCGACATCTTAGCGGTCAAGTACCCGCCGCGCGCTGCTTGA
- a CDS encoding DMT family transporter, with the protein MTPAVIALVLCAALLHASWNALLKSGSDRLRAITLMTLASGLAAVPMAIALPLPAPAAWPYVALSAVLHVGYNVFLARAYRFGEFGQVYPIARGSSPLLVTMGAALFAGEMPGVIALAGVVLVSAGILSLARGRKADLGSTLAALITGVFIACYTVCDGIGARVAGNANAYSAWLFMLDGLPMVLLYRVWKGPLNIDLRDTDTLKTFGGGVVSLVAYGIVIWAVTLAPMGPVSALRETSVVFAALLGRFFLKESLTARRLSACSVIAFGAYCLGHPA; encoded by the coding sequence GTGACTCCCGCCGTCATCGCCCTGGTTCTGTGCGCCGCCCTGCTCCACGCCTCGTGGAATGCGCTGCTGAAAAGCGGCTCCGACCGCCTGCGAGCAATCACGCTGATGACGCTGGCCTCCGGCTTGGCCGCGGTGCCGATGGCGATCGCGCTTCCGTTGCCAGCCCCGGCTGCGTGGCCGTACGTGGCGTTGTCCGCCGTGCTGCACGTCGGCTACAACGTGTTTCTCGCGCGGGCCTATCGGTTCGGGGAATTCGGGCAGGTGTACCCGATCGCGCGTGGCTCGTCGCCGCTGCTGGTGACGATGGGCGCCGCACTGTTCGCGGGTGAGATGCCCGGCGTGATTGCGCTTGCGGGCGTGGTGCTGGTGAGCGCAGGCATCTTGAGCCTGGCGCGCGGTCGCAAGGCGGACCTCGGCTCTACGCTCGCCGCACTCATCACCGGCGTGTTCATCGCGTGCTACACGGTGTGCGATGGCATTGGCGCGCGCGTGGCCGGCAACGCGAATGCATATTCCGCCTGGCTGTTCATGCTCGATGGCCTGCCGATGGTGCTGCTCTATCGCGTATGGAAAGGCCCGCTGAACATCGATCTGCGCGACACCGACACGCTCAAGACGTTCGGTGGCGGCGTGGTCTCGCTCGTCGCTTACGGCATCGTCATCTGGGCCGTGACGCTCGCGCCAATGGGGCCGGTGTCGGCCCTGCGCGAAACGTCGGTGGTGTTTGCCGCGCTGCTCGGCCGCTTCTTCCTGAAGGAATCGCTCACGGCACGGCGCCTGTCGGCCTGCTCGGTCATTGCCTTCGGCGCCTACTGCCTTGGGCACCCGGCGTGA
- a CDS encoding YXWGXW repeat-containing protein, which produces MEKNAWILAACLAAAGVTASIALPAQAQVSIGVQIGPTYAPPPPQYEPVPVMQPGYVWVPGYWQWRDGRYVWRRGYREHGRDGYHWREPRWEQGPRGWQMREGGWDRGDDGRWRGRDRGRDWDHDRRDRDDRYHCPPGHAKKGEC; this is translated from the coding sequence ATGGAAAAGAACGCATGGATTCTCGCCGCGTGCCTGGCTGCGGCCGGTGTGACGGCGTCGATTGCCTTGCCTGCGCAGGCGCAGGTGTCCATTGGCGTGCAGATTGGCCCGACGTATGCACCGCCGCCGCCCCAATATGAGCCCGTGCCGGTCATGCAGCCGGGCTACGTGTGGGTGCCGGGTTACTGGCAATGGCGCGATGGCCGGTATGTCTGGCGTCGTGGCTATCGTGAGCACGGCCGTGACGGCTATCACTGGCGCGAGCCGCGTTGGGAGCAAGGTCCGCGCGGTTGGCAGATGCGTGAGGGCGGTTGGGACCGTGGCGATGATGGCCGTTGGCGCGGCCGTGATCGCGGTCGAGACTGGGACCACGATCGCCGCGATCGTGATGATCGCTACCACTGCCCTCCAGGTCACGCCAAGAAGGGCGAATGCTGA
- the pepN gene encoding aminopeptidase N: MLRTDTAVTIYRKDYAAPAFRIDEVALEIDLVPERTRVVNRLRMTRTAAAKPLVLVGEGLELAGATIDGKAVSGLQADGDTLTIDAVPAEAGASFTLELTTFCNPAANSSLMGLYVSNGNFFTQCEAEGFRKITYFLDRPDVMTVYTVTLRASKVDYPVLLSNGNLVSERDLPDGRHEAVWHDPFKKPSYLFALVAGKLECIEERIQSASGKEKLLQVWVEAQDIGKTRHAMDSLIHSIHWDERRFGLELDLDRFMIVAVGDFNMGAMENKGLNIFNTKYVLANAETATDVDFANIESVVGHEYFHNWTGNRVTCRDWFQLSLKEGLTVFRDQEFSADMAAQAASQANAEAAAASARAVKRIEDVRTLRQAQFPEDAGPMAHPVRPDSYEEINNFYTVTVYEKGAEVVRMYQTLLGRDGFRKGMDLYFQRHDGQAVTCDDFRAAMADANGRDLTQFGRWYSQAGTPVVAVEGHHDAAARTYTLTLRQRCEPVGIEVNSGIQKQPFHIPFAVGLIDQQGRDLPLRLRGETASASPVTTRVLDFTEAKQTFVFEDVAEAPLPSLLRNFSAPVVVEYGYTTEQLTFQLAHDSDPFNRWEAGQRLATDTLLRMVADIQHGRAPAVDPALVEALRAVVADASLDPAFREQMLILPAESYLAERMDVADPAAIHTARRTLRRTLAEALNTELTRAYHDNQTPGAYSPDAVSAGKRALKNIALGYLVETEAPEALALAEQQYARATNMTDRMGALSAMVTSYAPGREAALADFYTRFADDALVIDKWFSLQAMQPGAAGKPTLETVRALMAHPAFTLRNPNRARSLIFSFCSGNPAQFHAADGSGYAYWAEQVLALDAINPQVSARLARSLDRWRKYVPTLRDAMQDALKRVAAHPSLSRDVREIVSKALA; encoded by the coding sequence ATGTTGCGCACCGATACCGCCGTGACGATTTACCGCAAGGATTACGCCGCCCCCGCGTTCCGCATTGATGAAGTGGCGCTGGAGATCGACCTGGTGCCCGAGCGCACCCGCGTCGTCAACCGCCTGCGCATGACGCGCACGGCAGCGGCCAAGCCGCTCGTGCTGGTGGGCGAAGGGCTGGAGCTGGCGGGCGCGACGATCGACGGCAAGGCAGTGTCCGGTCTGCAGGCCGACGGCGATACGCTCACCATCGACGCCGTGCCGGCGGAGGCCGGCGCCAGCTTCACGCTGGAACTCACCACGTTCTGCAACCCCGCCGCCAACTCCTCGCTGATGGGGCTGTACGTTTCCAACGGCAACTTCTTCACGCAGTGCGAGGCCGAGGGCTTTCGCAAGATCACCTACTTCCTCGATCGCCCGGACGTGATGACGGTCTACACCGTCACGCTGCGCGCATCGAAGGTGGATTACCCGGTGCTGCTGTCCAACGGCAACCTCGTGTCGGAGCGCGACCTGCCGGACGGCCGCCATGAAGCCGTGTGGCACGACCCGTTCAAGAAGCCGTCGTACCTGTTCGCGCTGGTGGCGGGCAAGCTGGAATGCATTGAAGAGCGCATCCAGTCTGCCTCCGGCAAGGAGAAGCTGCTGCAGGTGTGGGTGGAAGCGCAAGACATCGGCAAAACGCGCCACGCGATGGACTCGCTCATCCACTCGATCCACTGGGACGAGCGCCGCTTCGGGCTGGAGTTGGATCTGGACCGCTTCATGATCGTCGCCGTGGGCGACTTCAACATGGGCGCGATGGAGAACAAGGGCCTGAACATCTTCAACACGAAATATGTGCTGGCCAACGCGGAAACCGCCACCGATGTGGATTTCGCCAATATCGAATCCGTTGTCGGCCACGAATACTTCCACAACTGGACGGGCAACCGCGTCACCTGCCGCGACTGGTTCCAATTGAGCCTGAAGGAAGGGCTAACGGTGTTCCGCGACCAGGAGTTCTCCGCCGACATGGCTGCACAAGCCGCGTCACAGGCAAATGCGGAAGCCGCCGCTGCCAGCGCGCGCGCCGTCAAGCGCATCGAAGACGTGCGCACGCTGCGCCAAGCGCAATTCCCGGAAGACGCAGGCCCCATGGCCCACCCGGTGCGCCCCGACAGCTACGAAGAGATCAACAACTTCTACACCGTCACGGTGTACGAGAAAGGCGCAGAAGTCGTGCGCATGTACCAGACCCTGCTTGGCCGCGACGGCTTCCGTAAGGGCATGGACTTGTACTTCCAGCGCCACGATGGTCAAGCCGTCACGTGCGACGATTTCCGCGCCGCCATGGCCGATGCCAACGGCCGCGATCTCACGCAGTTCGGCCGCTGGTACAGCCAGGCCGGCACGCCGGTGGTTGCCGTTGAGGGCCATCACGACGCGGCCGCGCGCACCTACACGCTCACGCTGCGCCAGCGCTGCGAGCCGGTCGGTATCGAGGTGAACAGCGGCATCCAGAAGCAGCCATTCCACATTCCGTTTGCCGTGGGCCTGATCGACCAACAGGGTCGTGACTTGCCGCTGCGCTTGCGCGGTGAAACCGCATCAGCATCGCCCGTCACCACGCGCGTGCTGGACTTTACTGAGGCCAAGCAGACCTTCGTCTTCGAAGATGTGGCCGAAGCGCCGTTGCCCTCGCTGCTGCGCAATTTCTCGGCGCCGGTCGTCGTCGAATACGGTTATACGACTGAGCAACTCACCTTCCAGCTCGCGCACGATTCCGACCCGTTCAACCGCTGGGAAGCCGGCCAGCGTCTGGCGACCGACACGCTGCTGCGCATGGTGGCGGACATCCAGCACGGCCGCGCGCCTGCGGTCGACCCAGCGCTTGTCGAAGCACTGCGCGCCGTGGTGGCCGACGCCTCACTCGACCCCGCCTTCCGCGAGCAGATGCTGATCCTGCCGGCCGAAAGCTACCTCGCTGAGCGCATGGACGTGGCCGACCCGGCCGCCATCCACACCGCCCGCCGCACGCTGCGCCGCACGCTGGCCGAAGCACTCAACACCGAGCTGACTCGCGCCTATCACGACAACCAGACCCCCGGCGCGTATTCGCCCGATGCCGTGTCCGCTGGCAAGCGCGCACTCAAGAACATCGCACTCGGCTACCTGGTGGAAACTGAAGCCCCGGAAGCACTGGCCCTGGCTGAACAGCAATACGCCCGCGCCACCAACATGACCGACCGCATGGGCGCGCTGTCCGCCATGGTCACCAGCTATGCGCCCGGCCGCGAAGCCGCGTTGGCGGACTTCTACACGCGCTTTGCCGACGACGCGCTCGTCATCGACAAGTGGTTCTCGCTGCAGGCCATGCAACCGGGCGCTGCCGGCAAGCCGACGTTGGAGACCGTGCGTGCGCTGATGGCACACCCGGCCTTCACGCTGCGTAACCCGAATCGCGCGCGCTCGCTGATCTTCAGCTTCTGCTCAGGCAACCCCGCGCAGTTCCACGCCGCCGATGGCTCTGGTTATGCGTATTGGGCCGAGCAGGTGCTCGCGCTCGATGCGATCAACCCGCAGGTCTCCGCCCGCCTGGCACGCTCGCTGGACCGCTGGCGCAAGTACGTGCCCACGCTGCGCGACGCCATGCAGGACGCGCTCAAGCGCGTGGCGGCCCACCCGAGCCTGTCGCGTGACGTGCGCGAGATCGTCAGCAAGGCGCTGGCGTGA
- a CDS encoding bifunctional (p)ppGpp synthetase/guanosine-3',5'-bis(diphosphate) 3'-pyrophosphohydrolase, with product MPTSASGPASPRTGAPNLPDPRGADLVGERSALVPKAPKTPKAQVAEGAAQEAKPDATGDKLFIDAVLEQTYRHLFGPTSQPATPPRQQVVSISGLTEKLSSYLKPADIKLVKEAFHFSDEAHLGQYRQSGEPYITHPVAVAEICAGWKLDVQSIMAALLHDVIEDQGVTKSELAEKFGPKVAELVDGLTKLDKLEFQSREQAQAESFRKMLLAMARDVRVILVKLADRTHNMRTLDHVPPEKRRRIAGETMEIYAPIAHRLGLNTTYRELQELSFRIGSPFRYATLEKAVKAARGNRREVVTRILETAQRALGDAGIPAELTGREKTLYSIYRKMHDKQLSFSQVLDVYGFRVVVDTQMQCYMTVGALHSLYKPMPGKFKDYIAIPKINGYQSLHTTLVGPFGTPVEFQIRTREMNQIAEAGVAAHWMYKQHHDEPDRAQQQAHQWLQSLLDIQSQTGDSQEFLEHVKIDLFPDAVYVFTPKGEIRALPRGATALDFAYAVHSDLGNQCVAVKINNELLPLRTELKNGDIVEVVTAPYSKPNPAWLTFVRTGKARAAIRHFLKTAKLDEAIQLGERLLEQALRQIGIDMKAVPAPVWERIVQWTGNKAREDVFADLALGRRVPAVIARRIEIVLQEGGHEGDEALMAAVHTFANEEAPAVTVSGDEGMAMVFSSCCRPIPGDSIVGYIGKGEGLQIHAQECRVAKRLHSKDPEHWIDVMWAEHTTRAFDVSIKVLVRNTKGILARVAADLTSADANVAHVSMEQEGDQEATFMTFLIQVHDRVHLADVMRALRRNPDVIRIARDRGD from the coding sequence ATGCCGACTTCCGCTTCCGGCCCCGCGTCGCCTCGCACGGGGGCGCCGAACCTGCCTGACCCGCGTGGTGCGGACCTGGTGGGCGAGCGGTCTGCGCTAGTGCCGAAAGCGCCCAAAACGCCCAAGGCGCAAGTAGCCGAAGGTGCCGCGCAAGAGGCCAAGCCTGACGCGACCGGCGACAAGCTCTTCATCGATGCGGTGCTGGAGCAGACCTATCGGCATCTGTTCGGCCCGACCTCGCAGCCGGCCACGCCACCGCGCCAGCAGGTCGTCTCCATCTCGGGGCTGACCGAGAAGCTGTCGTCGTACCTGAAGCCGGCCGATATCAAGCTGGTGAAGGAGGCGTTTCACTTCTCAGACGAGGCCCATCTCGGCCAGTATCGTCAGAGCGGTGAGCCGTACATCACGCACCCGGTGGCCGTGGCAGAGATCTGCGCGGGCTGGAAGCTGGATGTGCAGTCGATCATGGCAGCACTGCTGCACGACGTGATCGAAGATCAGGGTGTCACCAAGAGCGAGCTGGCCGAGAAGTTCGGCCCCAAGGTTGCGGAACTGGTCGACGGCCTGACCAAGCTGGACAAGCTGGAATTCCAAAGCCGTGAGCAGGCGCAGGCGGAGAGCTTCCGCAAGATGCTGCTCGCGATGGCGCGCGATGTGCGCGTGATTCTCGTCAAGCTGGCCGACCGTACGCACAACATGCGTACGCTCGACCATGTGCCGCCCGAAAAGCGTCGCCGCATCGCGGGCGAGACGATGGAGATTTACGCGCCGATCGCGCACCGACTCGGTCTGAACACCACATATCGTGAACTGCAGGAACTGAGCTTCCGCATCGGTTCGCCATTCCGCTACGCAACGCTTGAGAAGGCGGTGAAGGCCGCGCGCGGCAACCGTCGCGAGGTGGTCACGCGCATTCTTGAGACGGCGCAGCGCGCGCTGGGCGATGCGGGCATCCCGGCAGAACTCACGGGGCGCGAGAAGACGCTCTACAGCATCTACCGCAAGATGCACGACAAGCAGTTGTCGTTCTCGCAGGTGCTGGATGTGTATGGCTTCCGCGTGGTGGTCGACACGCAGATGCAGTGCTACATGACCGTGGGCGCGCTGCACAGCCTGTACAAGCCGATGCCCGGCAAGTTCAAGGACTACATCGCAATCCCCAAGATCAACGGTTATCAGTCGCTGCATACGACGCTGGTGGGGCCGTTTGGCACGCCGGTCGAGTTCCAGATTCGCACGCGCGAGATGAACCAGATTGCAGAAGCGGGTGTGGCTGCGCACTGGATGTACAAGCAGCATCACGACGAGCCTGACCGCGCGCAGCAGCAGGCGCACCAGTGGCTGCAATCGTTGCTCGATATCCAGAGCCAGACGGGGGATTCGCAGGAGTTTCTGGAGCACGTCAAGATCGACCTGTTCCCGGATGCTGTCTACGTGTTCACGCCAAAGGGCGAGATCCGCGCACTGCCGCGTGGTGCGACGGCGCTGGACTTTGCCTACGCGGTGCACAGTGACCTAGGCAACCAGTGCGTGGCGGTCAAGATCAACAACGAGCTGCTGCCATTGCGCACGGAGCTCAAGAACGGCGACATCGTCGAGGTGGTGACGGCGCCGTACTCGAAACCCAACCCGGCATGGCTCACATTCGTGCGCACCGGCAAGGCGCGCGCGGCAATCCGGCATTTCCTCAAGACGGCCAAGCTCGATGAGGCCATTCAGCTTGGCGAGCGCTTGCTGGAACAGGCACTGCGCCAGATTGGCATCGACATGAAGGCTGTGCCCGCGCCGGTGTGGGAACGCATCGTGCAATGGACGGGCAACAAGGCACGCGAAGACGTCTTTGCGGACCTCGCGCTCGGCCGCCGTGTGCCGGCCGTGATCGCACGCCGTATCGAGATCGTGCTGCAAGAGGGCGGGCATGAAGGCGACGAAGCCCTGATGGCCGCCGTGCACACCTTCGCGAACGAAGAGGCGCCCGCTGTCACCGTCAGCGGTGATGAGGGCATGGCGATGGTATTTTCGTCGTGCTGCCGGCCGATTCCTGGCGATTCCATCGTGGGCTATATCGGCAAGGGGGAAGGGCTGCAGATCCACGCGCAGGAATGTCGCGTGGCCAAGCGCCTGCACAGCAAGGATCCGGAGCATTGGATCGACGTCATGTGGGCGGAGCACACCACGCGCGCGTTCGACGTGTCGATCAAGGTGCTCGTGCGCAATACGAAGGGCATTCTCGCGCGCGTGGCGGCGGATCTGACCTCGGCCGATGCCAATGTGGCGCACGTGTCGATGGAGCAGGAGGGCGATCAGGAAGCGACGTTCATGACGTTCCTGATCCAGGTGCACGACCGTGTGCATCTGGCCGATGTGATGCGCGCGCTGCGGCGCAACCCCGATGTGATCCGCATTGCGCGGGATCGCGGTGATTAG
- the gcvA gene encoding transcriptional regulator GcvA: MRKLPPLNAVRAFESAARHLSFTRAGEELNVTHGAISRQIQVLEAWLGVPLFRRLNRRVELTDAGQRYLSEIGVALDRISVASQSVRDRDAARILRVNSIPTFTMRWLIPRLSTFQMRFPRVEVRLTTSIEEIEDLPDNFDVIIRGGPEIHAGFRSGRFLDESRFPVCSPALLKRAPLDAPSDLRQHTLLHSDTLPSIWPSWLVLAGVPNLRPAHALTFEHFYLSIQAAIDGLGVAMGPSALITEDLEEGRLVAPFPSLALAARSYYWYCPARNLGDEVVQAFCAWLEEARGPRHANVNTVSASGNEGNAA; encoded by the coding sequence ATGCGCAAACTGCCTCCGTTGAATGCTGTGCGTGCCTTTGAGTCGGCGGCGCGCCACCTGAGCTTCACGCGTGCAGGCGAGGAATTGAACGTCACGCATGGCGCCATCAGTCGGCAGATTCAGGTGCTGGAAGCGTGGCTGGGCGTGCCGCTGTTTCGACGCTTGAACCGGCGTGTGGAGCTGACCGATGCGGGGCAGCGCTACCTTTCGGAGATTGGTGTGGCGCTTGACCGCATCAGCGTGGCCAGCCAGTCGGTGCGCGATCGCGACGCGGCGCGCATCCTGCGTGTGAACAGCATCCCGACGTTCACGATGCGCTGGCTGATTCCGCGTCTGTCGACATTTCAAATGCGGTTTCCGCGCGTGGAGGTGCGGCTCACCACGTCCATTGAAGAGATCGAAGACCTGCCGGACAACTTTGACGTGATCATTCGCGGCGGGCCGGAGATCCACGCGGGGTTTCGGTCGGGGCGCTTCCTGGATGAGAGCCGCTTTCCCGTATGCAGCCCGGCACTGCTCAAGCGCGCGCCGCTGGATGCGCCGTCGGATTTGCGGCAACACACACTGCTGCATTCAGACACGCTGCCCTCGATCTGGCCGAGCTGGCTCGTACTGGCGGGCGTGCCCAATCTGCGGCCTGCACACGCGCTCACGTTTGAGCATTTCTACTTGTCGATTCAGGCGGCTATCGATGGGCTTGGGGTGGCGATGGGGCCGTCGGCGCTCATCACTGAAGACTTGGAGGAGGGGCGGTTGGTCGCGCCATTTCCGTCGTTGGCGCTTGCCGCACGCAGCTACTACTGGTATTGCCCGGCACGCAATCTCGGTGACGAGGTGGTGCAGGCGTTTTGCGCATGGCTTGAAGAGGCGCGAGGGCCGCGTCACGCAAACGTGAACACAGTTTCGGCATCCGGTAACGAAGGTAACGCCGCGTAA
- a CDS encoding class 1 fructose-bisphosphatase, with amino-acid sequence MKRINLTRYLIEEQREHNTIPAELRLLLEVVARACKAISHSINKGALAGVLGSAGTGNVQGETQQKLDVIANEVLLEANEYGGNLAAMASEEMESFYEIPHRYPKGEYLLLFDPLDGSSNIDVNVSIGTIFSVLHMPKPGETVTEADFMQPGAKQVAAGYAVYGPQTTLVLTVGNGVHMFTLDREVGSFILTSRDVKIPADTKEFAINMSNMRHWAPPVRRYIDECLAGTEGPRGKDFNMRWIASMVADVHRILTRGGIFMYPWDKREPGKAGKLRLMYEANPMAFLVEQAGGAATNGHQRILDIQPEKLHQRVSVVLGSKNEVDRVTQYHLEAEKTA; translated from the coding sequence ATGAAGCGCATCAACCTCACCCGCTACCTGATCGAAGAGCAGCGCGAGCACAACACCATCCCGGCCGAGCTGCGCCTGCTGCTCGAAGTCGTGGCGCGTGCCTGCAAGGCGATCTCGCACAGCATCAACAAGGGGGCCCTTGCCGGCGTGCTCGGCTCGGCCGGCACCGGCAACGTGCAAGGCGAAACCCAGCAGAAGCTGGACGTGATCGCCAACGAAGTCCTGCTCGAAGCCAACGAATACGGCGGCAACCTGGCCGCCATGGCCTCGGAAGAGATGGAATCGTTCTACGAGATTCCGCACCGCTATCCGAAGGGCGAATACCTGCTGCTGTTCGATCCGCTCGACGGCTCGTCCAACATCGACGTGAACGTGTCGATCGGCACGATCTTCTCGGTACTGCACATGCCCAAGCCGGGCGAAACCGTGACTGAAGCCGACTTCATGCAGCCCGGCGCCAAGCAGGTCGCTGCCGGCTACGCCGTGTACGGCCCGCAGACCACGCTGGTGCTGACCGTCGGCAACGGCGTGCATATGTTCACGCTGGACCGCGAAGTCGGCAGCTTCATCCTGACCAGCCGCGACGTGAAGATCCCGGCTGACACGAAGGAATTCGCCATCAACATGTCGAACATGCGCCACTGGGCCCCGCCCGTGCGCCGCTACATCGACGAATGCTTGGCCGGCACCGAAGGCCCGCGCGGCAAGGATTTCAACATGCGCTGGATCGCCTCGATGGTGGCCGACGTGCATCGCATCCTCACGCGCGGCGGCATCTTCATGTATCCGTGGGACAAACGCGAACCGGGCAAGGCCGGCAAGCTGCGCCTGATGTACGAAGCCAACCCGATGGCCTTCCTGGTCGAACAGGCCGGCGGCGCGGCCACCAACGGCCATCAGCGCATCCTGGACATTCAGCCCGAGAAACTGCACCAGCGCGTCTCCGTCGTCCTCGGCTCGAAGAACGAAGTGGATCGCGTGACGCAGTACCACCTGGAAGCCGAAAAAACGGCGTAA
- a CDS encoding PHB depolymerase family esterase — protein sequence MKSISRLVDALTTPGFGRQTWPPKPVRPAKPTPRREAGRRIHSTPTEGTFAREQFIYEPESPAVVARRPEYWLYTPPLRGSKPPALMVMLHGCKQSAEALAHGTRMNALADREGFIVLYPEQPRRAHPQCCWHWYDPEHVGAREADGISRLVEQTLEQTGADPSRVYLAGLSAGAGLAGLMALRHPKLFAALALHSGPALGIARTPASALNLMRRGARVDPIEALSTMVDVAAYPGMPTMLLHGLRDDAVNPANQAQLASQFRALNHLTDATCVSRETSRGDGFVLRNDMRDGECVVSLCQLTATGHAWSGGDPRYAFHAPGPDATWLWWQFARRHVRETALAA from the coding sequence ATGAAATCCATTTCCCGGCTGGTCGACGCGCTCACCACGCCAGGCTTTGGCCGCCAGACGTGGCCGCCCAAGCCCGTCCGCCCCGCCAAACCCACCCCGCGCCGAGAAGCCGGGCGCCGCATCCACTCTACGCCCACCGAGGGCACGTTCGCGCGGGAGCAATTCATCTACGAACCGGAATCGCCGGCCGTCGTGGCACGCCGGCCAGAGTATTGGCTTTACACGCCACCACTACGTGGCAGCAAGCCGCCCGCGCTGATGGTGATGCTGCACGGCTGCAAGCAATCGGCGGAAGCGCTGGCGCACGGCACGCGCATGAATGCGCTGGCGGATCGTGAAGGCTTCATCGTGCTGTATCCGGAGCAACCGCGCCGCGCGCATCCGCAATGCTGCTGGCACTGGTACGACCCCGAGCACGTCGGTGCGCGCGAGGCCGATGGCATCAGCCGGTTGGTCGAACAAACGCTGGAGCAAACCGGCGCCGACCCTTCACGTGTGTATCTGGCAGGGTTGTCGGCGGGCGCGGGATTGGCCGGCCTGATGGCACTGCGCCATCCAAAGCTGTTTGCCGCGCTGGCCCTGCACTCCGGCCCTGCGCTTGGTATCGCGCGTACGCCCGCCTCGGCATTGAATCTGATGCGGCGCGGCGCTCGCGTTGACCCAATTGAAGCGCTATCAACCATGGTGGATGTAGCGGCCTACCCCGGCATGCCGACGATGCTTCTGCACGGGTTGCGCGACGACGCCGTCAACCCGGCCAACCAAGCGCAACTGGCATCGCAGTTTCGCGCACTCAATCATCTGACCGATGCCACCTGCGTGTCCCGCGAAACCTCGCGCGGCGACGGGTTCGTCCTGCGCAACGACATGCGTGACGGCGAATGCGTCGTCAGCCTATGCCAGCTCACGGCAACCGGTCACGCCTGGAGCGGTGGCGACCCCCGCTACGCCTTCCACGCACCCGGGCCGGATGCGACCTGGCTGTGGTGGCAATTCGCGCGACGCCACGTGCGCGAGACCGCGCTGGCAGCGTAG